The Mycolicibacterium mageritense genome contains a region encoding:
- a CDS encoding pyridoxal phosphate-dependent aminotransferase yields MVDVTTHQLPWQGTGHHPKPRVFAQSTKLQDVLYEIRGPVHEHASRLEAEGHRILKLNIGNPAPFGFEAPDVIMRDMIQALPYAQGYSDSKGIPSARRAVFTRYELVEGFPRFDVDDVFLGNGVSELITMTLQALLDNGDQVLIPAPDYPLWTASTSLAGGTPVHYLCDETQGWNPDIADLESKITDRTKAIVVINPNNPTGAVYSRETLTQIADLARKHQLMLLADEIYDKILYDDAKHIALASVAPDVLTLTFNGLSKAYRVAGYRSGWLVITGPKEHAGSFIEGISLLANMRLCPNVPAQHAIQVALGGHQSIDDLVLPGGRLLEQRDTAWAKLNEIPGVSCVKPSGALYAFPRLDPEVHDIHDDEQLVLDLLLQEKILLTQGTGFNWPTPDHLRIVTLPWSRDLTAAIERLGNFLASYRQ; encoded by the coding sequence ATGGTGGACGTGACTACCCATCAGCTGCCGTGGCAGGGCACCGGGCACCACCCCAAGCCACGTGTGTTCGCGCAATCGACCAAGTTGCAGGACGTCCTGTACGAGATCCGCGGACCGGTACACGAGCACGCCTCGCGGCTGGAGGCAGAAGGTCACCGCATCCTCAAGCTGAACATCGGCAACCCGGCGCCGTTCGGCTTCGAGGCCCCCGACGTGATCATGCGCGACATGATCCAGGCCTTGCCGTACGCGCAGGGCTACTCCGACTCCAAGGGCATCCCGTCCGCGCGTCGCGCGGTGTTCACCCGGTACGAACTGGTCGAGGGCTTCCCCCGGTTCGACGTCGACGACGTGTTCCTCGGCAACGGTGTGTCCGAGCTGATCACCATGACGCTGCAGGCCCTGCTCGACAACGGCGATCAGGTGCTGATCCCCGCGCCCGACTACCCCCTGTGGACGGCGTCGACCTCGCTCGCGGGTGGCACCCCGGTGCACTACCTGTGCGACGAGACCCAGGGCTGGAACCCCGACATCGCCGACCTGGAGTCCAAGATCACCGACCGCACCAAGGCGATCGTCGTGATCAACCCGAACAACCCGACGGGCGCGGTGTACAGCCGCGAAACCCTCACCCAGATCGCCGATCTGGCGCGCAAGCATCAGCTGATGCTGCTGGCCGACGAGATCTACGACAAGATCCTCTACGACGACGCCAAGCACATCGCCTTGGCGTCGGTCGCACCCGATGTGCTGACCTTGACGTTCAACGGCCTGTCGAAGGCCTACCGGGTGGCCGGCTACCGCTCGGGCTGGCTCGTCATCACGGGCCCCAAGGAGCACGCGGGCAGCTTCATCGAGGGCATCAGCCTGCTGGCCAACATGCGCCTGTGCCCGAATGTCCCTGCGCAGCACGCGATTCAGGTGGCCCTCGGCGGTCATCAGAGCATCGACGATCTGGTGTTGCCTGGCGGGCGCCTGCTCGAGCAGCGCGACACCGCGTGGGCGAAGCTCAACGAGATCCCCGGCGTCTCCTGTGTGAAGCCTTCGGGTGCGCTGTACGCGTTCCCGCGGCTGGATCCCGAGGTCCACGACATCCACGACGATGAGCAGCTGGTGCTCGATCTGCTGCTGCAGGAGAAGATCCTGCTCACCCAGGGCACCGGATTCAATTGGCCCACACCGGATCACCTGCGTATCGTGACGCTGCCGTGGTCACGTGACCTGACCGCCGCGATCGAACGGCTGGGCAACTTCCTGGCCAGCTACCGGCAGTAA
- a CDS encoding YibE/F family protein — translation MTHSHSHSHSLSGPAPLGPLAAKIVVGLLVVIGVAVLAGAALLWPSQQKVDIPLPFQNAAGGAVTTEAGHVLSSSLADCGSPSAGAVLTANPVAATPGGGQCVQNLVAIDSGPNKGAKTLLEFSGGPGQPNLAAGDDIRLSRQVDDSGATSYAFFDYERTWPLIALAAVFAIVIVAVARWRGLRALVGIVVAFVVLVAFLLPALRDGAPAVPVALVASAAILYAVIYLAHGVSLRTSAALLGTLTALLLAALLSWAAIELAHLTGLSEDQNNEVAAYLGNVSITGLLLAGFIIGSLGVLNDVTITQASAVFELAEHGGTRRSIFVGAMRVGSDHIASTVYTLVLAYAGSALPLLLLFSVANRSLGDVLTGESVAIEIARSAVGGIALALSVPLTTGIAAVLATPTPATR, via the coding sequence GTGACGCATTCGCATTCCCACTCACACTCGCTGAGTGGCCCGGCTCCGCTGGGCCCGCTGGCCGCGAAGATCGTCGTCGGCCTGCTGGTGGTCATCGGGGTGGCGGTGCTCGCCGGTGCGGCGCTGCTGTGGCCCAGCCAGCAGAAGGTCGACATCCCGCTGCCGTTCCAGAATGCCGCGGGCGGTGCGGTGACCACTGAGGCGGGCCATGTGCTGTCCAGCAGCCTGGCCGACTGCGGCAGCCCGTCGGCAGGCGCGGTGCTGACCGCAAATCCCGTGGCCGCGACGCCGGGCGGCGGGCAGTGCGTGCAGAACCTGGTGGCCATCGACTCGGGGCCCAACAAGGGCGCCAAGACCCTCCTGGAATTCAGTGGCGGGCCGGGCCAGCCGAATCTGGCCGCCGGTGACGACATCCGGCTCAGCCGCCAGGTCGACGACTCCGGTGCCACCAGCTACGCGTTCTTCGACTACGAGCGGACCTGGCCGCTCATCGCGCTGGCCGCGGTGTTCGCGATCGTGATCGTCGCGGTCGCCCGCTGGCGCGGATTGCGGGCCCTGGTCGGCATCGTGGTGGCGTTCGTGGTGCTGGTGGCGTTCCTACTGCCCGCGCTGCGCGACGGCGCTCCGGCCGTGCCGGTGGCCCTGGTGGCGTCGGCGGCCATCCTCTACGCGGTGATCTACCTGGCCCACGGCGTCAGCTTGCGTACCAGCGCCGCGTTGCTGGGCACCCTGACCGCACTGCTGCTGGCCGCACTACTGTCCTGGGCCGCAATCGAATTAGCACACCTGACCGGCCTGTCGGAAGATCAGAACAACGAGGTCGCGGCCTATCTGGGCAACGTGTCGATCACCGGATTGCTGTTGGCCGGGTTCATCATCGGCTCCCTCGGTGTGCTCAACGACGTGACCATCACGCAGGCCTCGGCGGTGTTCGAGCTGGCTGAGCACGGCGGAACGCGGCGGTCGATCTTCGTCGGCGCCATGCGGGTGGGCAGTGACCACATCGCCAGCACGGTCTACACCCTGGTGCTCGCCTACGCCGGTAGTGCACTGCCGCTGCTGCTGTTGTTCAGCGTGGCCAACCGCTCGCTCGGCGACGTGCTGACGGGTGAGAGCGTGGCCATCGAGATCGCCCGCTCCGCGGTGGGCGGCATCGCGCTCGCGCTGTCGGTGCCGTTGACGACGGGCATCGCCGCGGTGCTGGCCACACCGACCCCGGCCACCCGCTGA
- a CDS encoding 2Fe-2S iron-sulfur cluster-binding protein — MSPPDHTTDVTFEVDGTERHLTVDNRTTLLDALREQLGVTSPKKGCDHGQCGSCTVLIEGRRVISCLAFAVTADGLHITTAAGLSHDGELHPMAQSFYDEDAFQCGYCTPGQICSAVGMLDEAKAGAPSYVTEDLELPPTLTDDEIRERMSGNLCRCAAYPNIVAAIERAATQ; from the coding sequence GTGAGCCCGCCTGACCACACCACCGACGTCACCTTCGAAGTCGACGGCACCGAGCGCCACCTGACTGTCGACAACCGGACGACGCTGCTCGACGCGCTGCGGGAACAGCTCGGCGTGACCTCACCCAAGAAGGGCTGCGACCACGGCCAGTGCGGATCGTGCACAGTGTTGATCGAAGGCCGTCGCGTGATCAGCTGCCTCGCGTTCGCGGTGACCGCCGACGGCTTGCACATCACCACGGCCGCCGGTCTCAGTCACGACGGCGAACTGCACCCGATGGCACAGTCCTTCTACGACGAAGACGCGTTCCAGTGCGGCTACTGCACGCCCGGCCAGATCTGTTCGGCGGTCGGCATGCTCGACGAGGCCAAGGCCGGCGCCCCCAGCTACGTCACCGAAGACCTGGAGCTTCCGCCCACGCTCACCGACGACGAGATCCGTGAGCGCATGAGCGGCAACCTGTGCCGGTGCGCGGCCTACCCGAACATCGTGGCAGCGATCGAGCGGGCGGCCACACAGTGA
- a CDS encoding FAD binding domain-containing protein yields the protein MRTFDYHLATSPADAVATMAQHPDAAYLAGGTNLVDHMKLGVAEPDMLVDVSRLELTETVTTDDGVRIGANVHNSDLAADPVIRAHYPMLSRALLSGASGQLRNAASTAGNLLQRTRCVYFQDVTTPCNKRTPGSGCSALGGYVRYHAILGASPHCVAVHPSDMAVAMTALDAVIVVQGADGERRIPIDDFYRLPGDEPDRDTVLRHGELITAVDLPAAPHDAVSDYRKVRDRASYAFALVSVGVELTFTKTFQIGSARIALGGVAHKPWRARRAEEMLAGDQPSDETFAAAADAELAQAQPLPGNEFKVELARRTLIAQLRALAARGLR from the coding sequence GTGAGAACCTTCGACTATCACCTGGCCACCAGCCCCGCCGACGCCGTGGCGACCATGGCGCAGCATCCGGACGCGGCGTACCTGGCCGGCGGCACCAACCTCGTCGATCACATGAAACTCGGTGTGGCAGAACCCGACATGCTCGTCGACGTGAGCCGGCTCGAGCTGACGGAGACCGTCACGACCGACGACGGCGTCCGCATCGGGGCGAACGTGCACAACAGTGATCTGGCGGCCGACCCGGTGATCCGCGCGCACTACCCGATGCTGTCGCGCGCCCTGCTGTCCGGCGCGTCGGGTCAGTTGCGCAACGCGGCGTCGACCGCCGGAAACCTGCTGCAGCGCACCAGATGTGTGTACTTCCAGGACGTCACCACGCCGTGCAACAAGCGGACTCCTGGCAGCGGCTGCTCCGCGCTGGGCGGCTATGTGCGCTACCACGCGATCCTGGGCGCCTCACCGCACTGTGTGGCCGTGCACCCGTCGGACATGGCGGTGGCGATGACCGCGCTGGACGCCGTGATCGTCGTCCAAGGTGCCGACGGCGAACGCCGCATCCCGATCGACGACTTCTATCGGCTTCCCGGCGACGAGCCGGACCGCGACACCGTGCTGCGACACGGCGAGCTGATCACCGCGGTCGACCTGCCCGCTGCCCCGCACGACGCGGTCTCGGACTACCGCAAGGTCCGCGACCGCGCGTCGTACGCATTCGCCCTGGTGTCCGTCGGCGTCGAGCTCACCTTCACCAAAACCTTCCAAATCGGTTCGGCACGAATCGCTTTGGGAGGCGTGGCGCACAAACCGTGGCGGGCGCGTCGGGCCGAGGAGATGCTGGCGGGTGATCAGCCGTCGGATGAGACCTTTGCCGCCGCGGCCGACGCCGAACTGGCCCAGGCACAACCGTTGCCCGGCAACGAGTTCAAGGTAGAGTTGGCCCGCCGCACCCTGATCGCCCAACTCCGGGCGCTGGCCGCCAGGGGGCTGCGATGA
- a CDS encoding xanthine dehydrogenase family protein molybdopterin-binding subunit, protein MTLLAPHAIGTPVARKDGRAKVTGTAPYAFEQHVVGPAYLHPVQATIARGRVVAMDVTAARAVPGVLDVLTVFDAPRLADASDGELAILQDDRVHFRGQLIGGVVAETAEIARNAAGLVRTEYAEESHDVELTGNHPGLYTPESVNPSFPPDTDDGDVDAASAAADVVVDAIYTTPIEHNNPMEPHACIAQWVVRDGLPAITMFDSTQGVHVVRKTLAPMFGVEPGQLHVISPHVGGGFGSKGAPHAHDVLALMAAQRAGGRAVKLALTRQQMFALVGYRTPTIQRVRLAAGKDGRLTAIVHDVVEQTSTVKEFAEQTAVTSRKMYASPNRRTSHRLAALDVPVPFWMRAPGECPGTYASEVAMDELAVACDLDPIELRIRNEPEVDPESGKPWSGRHLVECMHAGAQRFGWAPRDSRPGVRRSGDWLIGTGVAAATYPGMAMPGNSARITYGAAGRYTVQIGAADIGTGTWTALTQIAADALDCGVAAVDLQIGDTDLPPASVAGGSSGITSWGSAIVAAARQFRGDHGENPAEGATTVAEAPENSVADRFTVQSFGAHFVEAHVNADTGEIRIPRMLGVFSVGRAINPRTLRSQLIGGMTMGMSMALHEESVRDPRFGHVVTQDLASYHISAHADVADVDAIWLDEVDDEFNPMGSRGAGEIGIVGAAAAVVNAVYHATGVRVRDLPVTLDKVLAGLPGRH, encoded by the coding sequence ATGACGTTGCTCGCACCGCACGCGATCGGCACTCCGGTGGCCCGTAAGGACGGGCGCGCCAAGGTCACCGGCACCGCTCCATACGCCTTCGAACAGCACGTCGTCGGGCCGGCTTACCTCCATCCGGTCCAGGCCACGATCGCGCGCGGCCGGGTGGTCGCGATGGACGTCACGGCCGCGCGGGCCGTGCCCGGTGTGCTCGATGTTCTCACGGTGTTCGACGCGCCGCGACTGGCCGACGCCTCCGACGGCGAACTCGCGATCCTGCAGGACGACCGGGTACATTTCCGCGGCCAGCTGATCGGCGGCGTGGTCGCCGAGACCGCCGAGATCGCCCGCAACGCAGCGGGTCTGGTGAGGACCGAGTATGCCGAGGAGTCCCACGACGTCGAATTGACCGGTAACCATCCCGGTCTGTACACGCCCGAATCGGTCAACCCGTCGTTCCCGCCCGACACCGACGACGGTGACGTCGACGCCGCGTCCGCCGCCGCGGACGTCGTGGTCGATGCGATCTACACGACACCGATCGAGCACAACAATCCGATGGAACCGCACGCGTGCATCGCGCAATGGGTGGTGCGGGACGGTCTGCCGGCCATCACGATGTTCGACTCGACGCAAGGCGTTCATGTGGTGCGGAAGACGCTGGCTCCGATGTTCGGCGTGGAACCCGGGCAACTGCATGTGATTTCACCTCACGTCGGCGGCGGCTTCGGGTCCAAAGGTGCGCCACATGCGCACGACGTGCTGGCCCTGATGGCCGCGCAGCGCGCCGGCGGCCGCGCGGTGAAGCTCGCGCTGACGCGCCAGCAGATGTTCGCTCTGGTCGGCTACCGCACTCCGACGATCCAACGGGTCCGGCTGGCCGCCGGCAAGGACGGCCGACTCACCGCGATCGTGCACGATGTCGTCGAACAGACTTCGACGGTCAAGGAATTCGCCGAGCAGACCGCGGTGACGTCACGCAAGATGTACGCCTCACCGAACCGGCGCACGTCGCACCGGCTGGCGGCGCTCGACGTGCCGGTTCCGTTCTGGATGCGGGCGCCCGGTGAATGTCCGGGGACGTATGCCTCCGAGGTCGCGATGGACGAGCTGGCTGTCGCGTGCGATCTCGATCCGATCGAGCTGCGGATCCGCAACGAACCCGAGGTCGACCCGGAATCCGGCAAACCCTGGTCCGGGCGTCATCTCGTCGAATGCATGCATGCCGGCGCGCAGCGCTTCGGCTGGGCGCCACGCGATTCCCGCCCCGGCGTGCGGCGCAGCGGGGACTGGCTGATCGGCACCGGCGTGGCGGCGGCCACCTATCCCGGCATGGCGATGCCGGGCAACTCCGCGAGGATCACCTACGGCGCGGCCGGTCGCTACACCGTGCAGATCGGGGCCGCCGACATCGGAACGGGCACGTGGACCGCGTTGACGCAGATCGCGGCCGACGCGCTGGACTGCGGCGTGGCGGCGGTCGACCTGCAGATCGGCGACACCGACCTGCCGCCCGCGTCGGTGGCCGGCGGCTCGTCGGGCATCACCTCGTGGGGTTCGGCGATCGTGGCCGCGGCCCGGCAGTTCCGCGGCGATCACGGTGAGAACCCAGCCGAGGGCGCGACCACTGTGGCCGAGGCGCCGGAGAATTCGGTCGCCGACAGGTTCACGGTGCAGTCGTTCGGCGCGCATTTCGTCGAGGCCCACGTCAACGCCGACACGGGCGAGATCCGTATCCCGCGCATGCTGGGAGTGTTCTCGGTCGGCCGCGCCATCAACCCGCGCACGCTGCGCTCGCAGCTGATCGGCGGGATGACCATGGGGATGTCGATGGCCTTGCATGAGGAAAGTGTCCGCGACCCACGGTTCGGCCACGTCGTCACACAAGACCTGGCGAGCTATCACATCAGCGCCCACGCGGACGTGGCCGATGTCGACGCCATCTGGCTCGATGAGGTCGACGACGAGTTCAACCCCATGGGATCGCGCGGCGCCGGTGAGATCGGCATCGTCGGCGCGGCCGCGGCCGTGGTCAACGCCGTCTACCACGCCACCGGGGTGCGGGTGCGCGATCTGCCGGTGACACTCGACAAGGTTCTTGCCGGCCTGCCGGGCCGGCACTGA
- a CDS encoding nuclear transport factor 2 family protein has product MTTSEIATVLAWHDALNTRDLDTLDRLCSDDIEVGDSAGAAQGHAALRNWAEALGATVEPGRMYVHDGVVVAEQTITAPDGTTSTSASAFRVVRDHVTSVFRHDTLAAALAATDLTERDLAG; this is encoded by the coding sequence ATGACCACATCGGAGATCGCGACGGTTCTGGCCTGGCATGACGCGCTCAACACGCGGGATCTGGACACCCTGGACCGGCTGTGCAGCGACGACATCGAGGTGGGCGACTCCGCCGGGGCCGCCCAAGGCCATGCCGCGCTGAGGAATTGGGCCGAGGCGCTCGGGGCGACGGTCGAACCCGGCCGGATGTACGTCCATGACGGTGTCGTGGTGGCCGAACAGACCATCACCGCACCCGACGGCACCACCAGCACGAGTGCGTCAGCGTTTCGGGTCGTGCGCGATCACGTCACCTCGGTGTTCCGCCACGACACCCTGGCCGCCGCCCTGGCGGCCACCGACCTGACCGAGCGGGATCTGGCCGGCTGA
- a CDS encoding maleylpyruvate isomerase family mycothiol-dependent enzyme, whose translation MDFRAALLDQTKAFGDLIATGDPATPVPTCPDWTLKQLFRHVGRGNRWAAQIIGDRRVAELDPREVRDGKPPDDPDGAIAWLNEGAELILKAVDQVGTDARVWTFLGAKPAGWWIRRRVHEATVHRADAALALGTTFDLPADLAADAISEWLDRVCVEATKHHGSPVEPGQRLHLHATDAELGPTGEWTVVNDEDGVSWSHAHGKGDVALRGSAKALLLATTRRGTAADLGVEVLGDTAVWDAWLERTPF comes from the coding sequence GTGGACTTCCGAGCCGCTCTGCTCGACCAGACCAAAGCCTTCGGGGATCTGATCGCCACCGGCGATCCGGCCACGCCCGTCCCGACCTGTCCGGATTGGACGCTCAAGCAGCTGTTCCGGCACGTCGGCCGCGGAAACCGTTGGGCTGCACAGATCATCGGCGACCGGCGGGTCGCCGAACTCGATCCGCGAGAGGTGCGTGACGGCAAGCCGCCCGACGACCCCGACGGCGCCATCGCGTGGCTCAACGAGGGCGCAGAACTGATCCTCAAAGCCGTCGACCAGGTCGGCACCGACGCGCGGGTGTGGACCTTCCTGGGCGCCAAACCCGCGGGGTGGTGGATCAGACGCCGCGTGCACGAGGCCACCGTGCACCGGGCCGACGCGGCACTGGCGTTGGGCACCACGTTCGATCTGCCTGCCGATCTCGCGGCCGATGCGATCAGCGAGTGGCTGGACCGGGTCTGTGTCGAAGCGACCAAACATCACGGGTCACCGGTCGAGCCGGGGCAGCGCCTGCACCTGCACGCCACCGACGCCGAACTCGGGCCGACGGGGGAGTGGACGGTGGTCAACGACGAAGACGGTGTGTCGTGGTCGCACGCCCACGGCAAGGGCGACGTGGCGTTGCGGGGGTCGGCCAAGGCCCTGCTGCTCGCGACCACACGCCGGGGTACCGCGGCCGATCTCGGCGTGGAAGTGTTGGGCGACACCGCGGTGTGGGACGCGTGGCTCGAGCGCACACCGTTCTGA
- a CDS encoding cytochrome P450 yields the protein MRERIRWFALHGVIRGMSAVGTRQGDPQARLISDPRVRADPASFADELRGQGPVIRCRRVLLTFDHTVGHELLRSEDFRVSKLGGGLPKPLRWVVEKTDTGLLHPIEPPSLLSIEPPDHTRMRKLVSSVFTTRAVARLRERVEETAIELLDGLGETAGATDVVDRYCAKLPVAVIGDILGVPEADRPQILHFGELAAPSLDIGLTWSQYRQVNAGIAGFDRWLTDHLSHLRRNPGDDLMSQLIAASDGGAAGEPLTERELKALAGLVLAAGFETTVNLLGNGIRMLLDHPEHLETLAARPELWPNTVEEILRLDSPVQMSARVAARDTEVAGTSIGHGELIVIHLAGANRDPQVFTDPHRFDIERDNAGKHLSFSGGRHFCLGAALARAEGEVGLRSFFERYPDARLAGTGVRRDTRVLRGWSTLPIALGKARAAVGS from the coding sequence ATGCGGGAACGGATCCGTTGGTTTGCCCTGCACGGCGTGATTCGCGGCATGTCCGCGGTCGGGACGCGTCAGGGAGATCCCCAGGCCAGGCTCATCTCCGATCCGCGGGTCCGTGCGGACCCGGCGTCGTTCGCCGACGAACTGCGCGGCCAGGGTCCGGTGATCCGTTGCCGCAGGGTGCTTCTGACCTTCGATCACACCGTCGGCCACGAGCTGCTGCGGTCCGAGGACTTCCGGGTCAGCAAGCTGGGCGGCGGCCTGCCGAAACCACTGCGGTGGGTCGTCGAGAAGACCGACACGGGCCTGCTGCACCCGATCGAACCGCCGTCGCTGCTGTCCATCGAGCCGCCCGACCACACCCGCATGCGCAAGCTCGTCTCCTCGGTCTTCACCACCCGGGCGGTGGCGCGGCTGCGGGAACGCGTCGAAGAAACCGCGATCGAGCTGCTCGACGGGCTGGGCGAGACGGCTGGGGCCACCGATGTGGTCGACCGGTACTGCGCGAAGCTTCCCGTCGCGGTCATCGGCGACATCCTGGGTGTGCCCGAAGCCGACCGGCCGCAAATCCTGCACTTCGGTGAGCTCGCCGCGCCCAGCCTCGACATCGGCCTGACCTGGTCGCAATACCGCCAGGTCAACGCGGGCATCGCGGGTTTCGACAGGTGGCTGACCGACCACCTGAGCCACCTGCGTCGAAACCCGGGCGACGACCTCATGAGCCAGCTCATCGCGGCCTCCGACGGCGGTGCCGCCGGTGAACCGCTCACCGAGCGCGAGCTCAAGGCGCTTGCCGGGCTGGTGCTCGCGGCGGGCTTCGAGACCACGGTGAACCTGCTGGGCAACGGGATCCGCATGCTGCTGGACCACCCCGAGCATCTTGAGACGCTCGCCGCGCGGCCCGAGTTGTGGCCCAACACCGTGGAAGAGATCCTGCGGCTGGACTCACCGGTGCAGATGAGCGCGCGCGTGGCCGCCCGCGACACCGAGGTGGCAGGAACGTCCATCGGGCACGGTGAGCTCATCGTCATCCACCTGGCCGGCGCCAACCGCGATCCCCAGGTGTTCACCGACCCGCACCGGTTCGACATCGAACGCGACAACGCAGGCAAGCACCTGTCGTTCTCGGGTGGCCGGCACTTCTGCCTGGGTGCGGCGCTCGCTCGCGCCGAGGGCGAGGTTGGGCTGCGGTCGTTCTTCGAGCGGTACCCCGATGCGCGGCTCGCCGGAACCGGGGTGCGACGCGACACGCGGGTGCTGCGCGGGTGGTCGACTCTGCCGATCGCACTCGGGAAGGCGCGCGCAGCGGTAGGTTCGTGA
- a CDS encoding UDP-glucose dehydrogenase family protein has translation MRCTVFGTGYLGATHAAGMAELGHEVVGVDIDPGKVAKLASGDIPFYEPGLRKVLNDNLAAGRLRFTTDYEDAADFADVHFLGVGTPQKKGDYGADLRHVHAVIDTLVPRLRRPAVIVGKSTVPVGTAADLAERARRLAPEGVDVEVAWNPEFLREGFAVHDTLHPDRIVLGVQHDSAPHARRTNGSRAEAAVRELYAPLLADGVPFLVTDLQTAELVKVSANAFLATKISFINAISEVCEAAGADVTMLADALGYDPRIGRRFLNAGLGFGGGCLPKDIRAFMARAGELGANHALTFLREVDSINMRRRTAMVELTTRACGGSLLGANIAVLGAAFKPESDDVRDSPALNVAGMLQLNGATVNVYDPKAMENSQRVFPTLNYSTSVVEACERADAVLVLTEWAEFVDLDPAELAGTVRAKVVVDGRNCLDAARWQQAGWRMYALGRAVAAV, from the coding sequence ATGAGATGCACCGTATTCGGAACCGGGTACCTCGGGGCCACTCACGCCGCGGGTATGGCCGAGCTCGGTCACGAGGTCGTGGGCGTCGACATCGACCCCGGCAAGGTGGCCAAGCTGGCCTCCGGCGACATCCCGTTCTACGAACCGGGTCTGCGGAAGGTGCTCAACGACAATCTCGCCGCGGGCCGGCTGCGGTTCACCACCGACTACGAGGACGCCGCGGACTTCGCCGACGTGCACTTCCTCGGTGTCGGAACCCCGCAGAAGAAGGGCGACTACGGCGCCGACCTGCGCCACGTGCACGCCGTGATCGACACGTTGGTGCCGCGGTTGCGCCGGCCTGCCGTGATCGTCGGCAAGTCCACCGTCCCCGTCGGCACCGCCGCTGACCTGGCCGAGCGGGCACGGCGCCTCGCGCCCGAAGGCGTCGACGTCGAGGTGGCCTGGAACCCGGAGTTCCTGCGGGAGGGATTTGCCGTGCACGACACGCTGCACCCCGACCGCATCGTCCTTGGCGTGCAACACGACTCGGCCCCGCACGCGAGGAGGACAAACGGGTCACGCGCCGAGGCCGCGGTGCGGGAACTGTACGCGCCGCTGCTCGCCGACGGCGTGCCGTTCCTGGTAACCGACCTGCAGACCGCCGAGCTGGTCAAGGTTTCCGCGAACGCCTTTCTGGCGACCAAGATCTCGTTCATCAACGCGATCTCCGAGGTGTGTGAGGCCGCCGGCGCCGACGTCACGATGCTCGCCGACGCACTGGGCTACGACCCGCGCATCGGGCGCCGGTTCCTCAACGCGGGCCTGGGCTTCGGCGGTGGCTGCCTGCCCAAGGACATCCGGGCCTTCATGGCGCGCGCGGGTGAGCTGGGCGCCAACCACGCGCTGACCTTCCTGCGCGAGGTCGACAGCATCAACATGCGCCGCCGCACCGCAATGGTCGAACTCACCACCCGGGCCTGCGGCGGATCCCTGCTCGGTGCGAACATCGCGGTGCTGGGCGCGGCCTTCAAGCCCGAATCCGACGATGTGCGCGATTCGCCCGCGCTCAACGTCGCGGGCATGCTGCAGCTCAACGGCGCGACCGTGAACGTCTATGACCCGAAGGCGATGGAGAACTCGCAGCGGGTGTTCCCGACGCTGAACTACTCGACGTCGGTGGTGGAGGCGTGCGAACGAGCCGATGCCGTGCTGGTGCTCACCGAGTGGGCCGAGTTCGTCGACCTCGATCCGGCCGAGCTGGCCGGCACGGTGCGCGCCAAAGTGGTTGTGGACGGGCGCAATTGCCTCGATGCGGCGAGGTGGCAGCAGGCCGGCTGGCGGATGTACGCGCTGGGCCGCGCGGTAGCTGCTGTTTGA
- a CDS encoding VOC family protein yields the protein MPATGPDFISLQARDLAASQTFYERYLGLVRSQAGPPHAVVFETKPIAFALRDVIPGTDLSSVAQPGIGAAIWLHATDVQAIHDALAADGHTIVTEPFDGPFGRTFTFADPDGYQVTLHDRA from the coding sequence ATGCCCGCAACCGGCCCCGACTTCATCTCCCTGCAGGCGCGCGACCTCGCCGCGTCGCAAACCTTCTACGAGCGGTACCTGGGCCTGGTCCGCTCGCAGGCCGGACCGCCGCACGCTGTCGTGTTCGAGACGAAGCCGATCGCGTTCGCGCTCCGCGATGTCATTCCCGGCACCGATCTCTCATCCGTTGCGCAGCCCGGCATCGGTGCCGCGATCTGGTTGCACGCCACCGACGTCCAGGCCATTCACGATGCCCTCGCTGCCGACGGTCACACGATCGTCACCGAGCCGTTCGACGGCCCCTTCGGTCGGACATTCACCTTCGCCGATCCCGACGGCTACCAGGTGACGCTGCACGACCGCGCCTGA